A genomic region of Fusarium oxysporum Fo47 chromosome VI, complete sequence contains the following coding sequences:
- a CDS encoding protein transporter YIF1, translated as MQRATYAQSPPLHHPVPQHVSTVPQLRSPPPPPGSAQSQQGYAANAGGNPYQQQGGTSGNVFGQYGNFMNDPTAQVAAQFGQTAFKHGQEYMEQNFGRYVNVSALKHYFNVSNSYVVNKLFLVLFPWRHKPWSRKQAVGQNGQEGWYLPPREDINSPDMYIPVMALVTYILLSTLIAGLNNQFQPELLGKTATVSLIVVIVEIFFLKLGCYLLSISSQSQLLDLIAYSGYKFVGIIVTIVVAEILNGGKGTGGWVGWLVFVYTYLANSLFLMRSLKYVLLPETSAGSSGPMQTDSRAKRSQRTKFLFIYSYFVQLFFMWLLTRA; from the exons ATGCAGCGAGCGACATACGCGCAGTCGCCTCCCCTTCACCACCCAGTTCCTCAGCATGTGTCGACCGTCCCTCAATTAAGATCGCCGCCTCCCCCTCCAGGCTCCGCGCAATCACAGCAAGGCTACGCTGCCAACGCGGGAGGAAATCCATATCAGCAGCAGGGAGGCACCAGCGGCAACGTCTTTGGCCAATATGGCAACTTCATGAACGACCCTACAGCGCAGGTGGCGGCGCAGTTTGGACAGACGGCCTTTAAGCATGGACAGGAGTATATGGAGCAGAAC TTTGGCCGATACGTCAATGTCTCTGCCCTCAAGCATTACTTTAATGTCTCCAACTCATACGTCGTCAATAaactcttcctcgtcctTTTCCCCTGGAGGCACAAGCCTTGGTCTCGCAAGCAGGCTGTTGGGCAGAATGGACAAGAGGGCTGGTATCTACCCCCACGAGAAGACATCAACAGTCCCGATATGTATATTCCAG TTATGGCACTTGTGACATACATTCTCCTCTCGACGCTGATCGCTGGTCTAAACAACCAATTCCAACCAGAACTTCTTGGAAAGACAGCTACAGTTAGTCTAATTGTTGTCATCGttgagatcttcttcttgaagctgGGATGCTACCTCCTGAGCATCTCTAGCCAATCCCAACTTCTTGACTTGATTGCCTATTCTGGGTACAAGTTTGTCGGAATTATTGTCACTATTGTCGTTGCCGAGATCCTTAACGGCGGCAAGGGTACCGGTGGCTGGGTTGGCTGGTTGGTCTTTGTCTACACCTACCTTGCAAACTCGCTCTTTTTG ATGCGATCACTCAAGTACGTCCTCCTGCCTGAAACATCTGCCGGCTCCAGCGGGCCAATGCAGACGGACTCACGGGCGAAACGCAGCCAACGCACAAAGTTTCTTTTCATCTACTCCTACTTTGTgcagctcttcttcatgtgGCTTCTCACCAGGGCATAA
- a CDS encoding Alpha/Beta hydrolase protein translates to MTPMPASHGHNEACCNIPPVVSKGYEAKGTYKEIGGYKTYVTGPVDAKKAIVVIYDIFGYFDQTLQGADILAFSDAHQKYKVFIPDWFKGSPCPIEIYPPDNDDKKKQLGDFFGTYPPPKVAGQVPDYVKAVKDQDSSIEKFGIIGYCWGGKVVALSVKADSNPFSIAAQIHPAMVDASDAEGLSVPTMLLASKEEPDEEVKKFEDNLKVAKHVETFKDQIHGWMAARADLSDNRVKEEYERGYKTVLEFFGKNF, encoded by the exons ATGACGCCTATGCCCGCATCTCACGGCCACAACGAGGCCTGCTGCAACATACCTCCTGTTGTCTCTAAGGGATATGAGGCAAAGGGAACTTATAAGGAGATCGGAGGGTATAAGACTT ATGTTACTGGTCCCGTCGACGCTAAGAAGGCCATTGTCGTGATCTACGACATCTTTGGATACTTCGATCAGACTCTTCAGGGAGCTGACATCCTCGCCTTCAGTGATGCTCACCAGAAGTACAAGGTCTTCATTCCTGACTGGTTCAAGGGCAGCCCCTGCCCCATTGAGAT CTACCCTCCCGACAacgacgacaagaagaagcagcttgGAGACTTCTTCGGCACCTATCCTCCCCCCAAGGTTGCCGGCCAAGTTCCTGACTATGTAAAGGCTGTCAAGGACCAGGACTCTTCCATCGAGAAGTTCGGAATCATCGGA TATTGCTGGGGTGGCAAGGTCGTTGCTCTCAGCGTCAAGGCAGACTCTAACCCCTTCTCCATTGCCGCCCAGATCCACCCCGCCATGGTAGACGCTTCTGATGCTGAGGGCCTTTCGGTCCCTACCATGCTTCTCGCATCCAAGGAGGAGCCCGAtgaggaggtcaagaagTTTGAGGACAACCTCAAAGTGGCCAAGCACGTAGAGACCTTCAAGGACCAGATCCACGGCTGGATGGCCGCTCGTGCCGATCTCAGTGACAACCGCGTCAAGGAGGAGTATGAAAGGGGTTACAAGACAGTCCTTGAGTTCTTCGGTAAGAACTTCTAA
- a CDS encoding signal recognition particle, alpha subunit, N-terminal-domain-containing protein, which translates to MLDSFEILTTSGVVVWSRTYTPINPSIINNFIADTFIEEKSGAIALSDSRSAAVNTPYKSDQHTLKWTLVKELGVIFVAVYRSLLHLSWVDKLVDNIKTIFVKLYGEQLTKPHTTLVECHAFDEYFDIQLEELDQTSTKVPSTTITAGAVPLEEEIIPGNTGDNPPVAPGLTYRGRHLNGPQDALSADESTPALTPNGSRPGTPNNHLLVAKGGPIAKISRRARKAKNQTSAPVSSGDEAPRKKKAVAKKGRKWDADGFADEEDDVQLDYSAKAHATSDSEVEAMGRSTAVDEIDSNTWGSTSKGKFVLKDLGDEVHEILASEAEKAAGAKTQTRSGLLGSGVSAISGLFRNVVGGKTLTKEDLDKAMKGMEEHLLQKNVAREAAVRLCEGVEKELLGVKTGSFESINARIQAAMEASLTKMLTPTSSLDLLREIDAITAPPVTSLRKARPYVMSIVGVNGVGKSTNLSKICFFLLQNKYKVLIAAGDTFRSGAVEQLAVHVRNLKELTAREGGRVELYQKGYGKDAATVAKDAVTHAAHEGYDVVLIDTAGRRHNDQRLMSSLEKFAKFAQPDKILMVGEALVGTDSVAQARNFNAAFGAVRTLDGFIISKCDTVGDMVGTLVSLVHATNVPVLFVGVGQHYSDLRNFSVKWAVEKLLSNH; encoded by the exons ATGTTAGATTCCTTCGAAATATTAACCACCTCGGGCGTGGTCGTTTGGTCACGCACTTATACTCCCATAAACccttccatcatcaacaacttcatcgCAGACACTTTTATCGAGGAGAAGAGTGGCGCCATTGCCCTCAGCGACTCAAGGTCCGCGGCTGTCAACACTCCCTACAAGAGCGATCAACATACTCTCAAATGGACTCTGGTTAAGGAATTGGGCGTTATCTTCGTC GCCGTCTACCGatccctcctccacctctCATGGGTCGACAAGCTCGTTGATAATATCAAGACTATCTTCGTCAAGCTCTACGGTGAACAATTGACCAAGCCGCATACTACCCTCGTCGAATGCCATGCCTTCGATGAATACTTCGACATACAactcgaggagcttgaccAGACTAGTACTAAGGTTCCCTCCACTACCATCACGGCTGGCGCAGTCCCAttagaagaagaaattaTCCCAGGGAACACTGGCGACAACCCTCCCGTTGCGCCAGGTCTAACATACCGAGGGCGCCACCTCAATGGGCCTCAGGATGCCCTTTCAGCCGACGAGTCAACCCCCGCTTTGACGCCGAACGGATCGCGACCCGGAACACCGAATAACCATCTCCTTGTCGCAAAGGGTGGCCCTATCGCAAAGATTTCTCGCCGGGCGCGCAAAGCGAAGAACCAGACTTCAGCTCCGGTGTCTTCCGGCGACGAAGCGCcgcgaaagaagaaggcagtCGCCAAAAAGGGGCGCAAATGGGACGCCGATGGCTTCgccgatgaggaagacgatgtcCAGCTTGACTATTCCGCAAAGGCGCATGCTACCAGTGACTCTGAGGTTGAGGCAATGGGGCGATCAACAGCTGTGGATGAGATTGATTCCAACACATGGGGCTCAACATCAAAGGGCAAGTTCGTGCTCAAGGATCTTGGGGACGAGGTGCATGAGATCCTAGCTTCAGAAGCAGAGAAGGCAGCGGGAGCAAAGACACAAACCAGATCTGGCCTCTTGGGGTCGGGCGTCAGCGCTATTAGCGGTCTTTTCCGTAACGTTGTTGGAGGCAAGACATTGACTAAAGAGGATCTCGACAAGGCTATGAAGGGTATGGAGGAGCACTTGCTTCAGAAGAACGTGGCACGAGAGGCTGCCGTTCGGCTATGCgaaggtgttgagaaggaatTGCTTGGTGTCAAAACTGGCAGTTTCGAGA GTATTAATGCCAGAATTCAAGCCGCCATGGAGGCCTCGCTCACAAAGATGCTTACCCCAACATCATCCCTCGACCTTCTTCGCGAAATAGACGCTATCACGGCTCCCCCAGTGACATCTCTCCGCAAGGCTCGTCCCTATGTTATGTCAATCGTGGGCGTCAATGGTGTAGGAAAGTCCACCAACCTCTCCAAaatctgcttcttcctcctccagaaTAAGTACAAGGTTCTGATCGCCGCTGGTGACACTTTCCGCTCTGGCGCTGTTGAGCAACTTGCTGTTCACGTCCGCAACCTCAAGGAGTTGACGGCTCGTGAAGGTGGTCGCGTTGAGCTTTACCAGAAAGGCTATGGCAAGGATGCTGCTACTGTTGCAAAGGATGCCGTGACCCATGCTGCGCACGAGGGCTACGACGTCGTTCTCATTGACACAGCCGGTAGAAGACATAACGATCAACGTCTTATGTCTTCTCTTGAGAAATTTGCGAAGTTTGCTCAACCTGACAAGATCCTCATGGTTGGCGAG GCTCTTGTAGGTACCGACTCAGTCGCTCAAGCACGCAACTTCAACGCTGCTTTTGGTGCTGTTCGCACACTTGATGGCTTTATCATCTCCAAGTGTGACACTGTTGGTGACATGGTCGGCACTCTTGTTAGTCTTGTTCACGCGACAAATGTCCCTGTACTTTTTGTCGGTGTTGGTCAGCACTATTCAGACCTGCGGAATTTCTCGGTGAAATGGGCGGTagagaagcttctcagtAACCACTGA
- a CDS encoding uncharacterized protein (expressed protein), with translation MFMLHRLGLFVLYFHGVFSLSRIVQLHDEARVLEEDWLMKKAAKPIQEKGLKKQRLKMIVDRQVLLFQLFYSLSFA, from the coding sequence ATGTTTATGCTACACAGATTGGGATTATTTGTTCTTTATTTTCATGGagtcttttctttgtctcgCATTGttcaacttcatgatgaagctCGTGTTTTGGAGGAAGACTGGTTAATGAAGAAGGCGGCCAAACCTATACAAGAAAAAGGACTAAAAAAACAACGGCTGAAAATGATAGTGGACCGACAAGTTTTGTTATTTCAGTTATTCTACTCACTGTCGTTTGCATAG